The DNA region tactaaaacaaatttttctcgtctgtaattattattttttattaaaatgatttgatGTTccgaattttttgataattcgtAATTTAGACAgctaattaatgataatatatgACCATGTTTACATTTAAGAGTATTTACCCTTATTTCAGTTCATAAcgtcacaattatttttattttcctaaaGATGAATTTCGCTTTATTCCATCCGAGGTTAATAACTGATATTTCTTCGATAACCATTGACCAGATATGCATAATCTgcatttctttattttgtttttttttttcttcaatgaGTGTGATAATAAGTGTATTCACTGACCTGATGAATTTTCCTTTTTGAACACGGTAGTTTTGATGTTGAGCTTTGCAAAAATGAAcacagttaaattaaaattttgtgaattcTTCACCGTCAAATTCCAAGTTCCAATTTCTTTGGAGGTTAACGTTGTTGTGTTCAAATGAATGTCATACTGGTTTGTTTTGGAGTCAACGAAGGATCCCATTGCGTATTGGGCAACATCATTGCTATCTAGTAAATTGATAACTTCTCCTAAAATCATTtatgatatataaatacatatatttactgTTGATAACAAATGTTACCAGTGGGTGTGTTCAGTTTTCCTGCAGTAATATTAGGAGTGATGATGATGTGTATGGCTGTTACTGCTGAATCAATGGGAAAAGTAAAGTTGTTCCACCTCACTAAATTCTTCCTTTGCAGCAGTAGTgactaaatcaaattaaatgtttatttattatttgttctgGTATAATTTACTTACGACTTGGTCTTCAGTTCCCTCCTCAAAATATTGTCTTCGGTAAAAGTCAGACAAATTTACACCTACATCTACTATGAATCTTCCTCCAGTGTATTCACACAAGTCCTTCAACAATTTGTACTCTTCCTTGACACTAGGATAAACTCCTCCCCAAACTACATACACCCTTATCcccttgtttttaataaacggCCCTGACAAATGGGATATGTTCTCATCCACCACGTTCCTATCAATAAACAGCAAAATCGCCTTAGCCGATAACTGAAGCTGAGCGGCGTTCAGTGAGGCAAAAAACGCAGCTGCACCCGATCCATTGTTCATCAATTCACTTTGGGGACCCGATTCCGTTTTTTCCAATAAATCGAGCAAGTGACTGCGATTGTTGCCGGTGGTTTCTAAAACCGCCGTCACTCCTGAAACCGTGAGTAATTTACCACACTGTTGTAACGCTGAAAAGTAGGTCGGAAACGATTTTTTGGGAATCGCCCGGAATTGGGAAATAGTCGGTGTTCCTTGAGTCACGGCGGAAGAAGATATTCTAAATGGGGTCAAAGATAATCGATCTTTTAGGAAATTGTTTCATTGAGGGGAGAATTACACAGATTTTTCGTAAGCAATGTCATCTAAAACTGTtgtaaaatgatgaaaaactTCACACTTAAAGTATTggaaaataagtaaaacaaaattgataatagaaacaataaacaaagcTTTTCGCCACTCATAAAAAAAGGAACACGAAAGTAAAAatgtagaatataaattttatatatttatatcaaattgaaagaataaaacattattgaaAAAGGAACTCCAAATATTGGGTAATAAGCTCACaaacttttgtaaatatttaatgtatttaatgataaaacacCCCAAACACTAAAATCTTAAGAAAAAATGGTTTACTAGtcagaaatgaataaattgctggaatatttttgtgtatatcCCACTAATCTTTTAAcctaaataattgtttgtagCATAAAAGAAATGAGAGCATTTATAGTCAGAACATagttactttaataatttcaacaatttgaattgtgaagataataacacaattaatataaacaatagtcAAGCCAAACCCAGTAAATTACGAACCCAAAACAACACAATTACCTGACGAATTGAAAAAcatcaattcaaaattgatgTCCTTCCCCCTCGGATGAAGATTGGGTAATATCTTAAGAAAATCGGCCGCATTTCTTCTCGATTCCTTCGTAAAATCCACCAAAGTAATCACCGGTTCCAATGAATTATAAGCTGCCAAAAACTCTCTGCCAGCCTTCACTTTAACGTTCGTGTACGGCGGCAATTTGTAGCGGTTCGTCAAAATCCTCGGGTCCCTCATTTCGCCCAAGCTGAAGAAGGGCTTAGTGTCCAGTGCCAAGTCCATGTTGTCCGACCGGGGGATGCGTTCGGTATTCCTTATTACTTCCTCGATGCAGTCGTAGTATTTGAACGGCACGTTGTTGCTGTGATAAGAGGACACCATCACTTGGTCCATGTTGTAGAATTCGGTGAATTCGTCTTCGGAATTCCAATGTTCCACGCACGATTCGACACTCTCACCACCCGCGGTGGACGCGAGAAAAACTAAGATCAGAATCCACCACATTTCCTCCATCGCACTCACTGAcactaataatgaaattagtcTACTTTTATAGTAGGAAATATGACAAATGCTGATATAGGTAGGGAGAATATTATTCAACAGCACTTATCTATAGTCTAATTTTACAGGTTCGAGACCAAAGAATTTGACAAACAAAGATACATtacatgtaaatataataattaatgaattaattacgtATCGTCTTCCAAGCTGCAAGTCGACTTGATAACTCAATATTCGCAACTAATGtctgaacaattttaaacttatcacgttaaactaattaactaattgtaCCGATTTAACAATAGTATTAATcagttttctttataattcgttttttaCTTAAGGGTTACTACTTCGAAACTTCAGTTGTTCTTTGaatccatattttttattatattttctagttTATGCTAAGGGTTCTACACCCCTTCATAAAATCTTTGCGACATATATGGCGTCAATAATATAGCCTTGTACACTAGACGCAATACTTTTTGTTAGTTTATATTGTGAAGCATATTTTGGGCGTTGCTGATAATTTCTTAGGTGTGTTAActacaatattcaatatttaactttacttATTGACTCAaacttattacttaatttgtcGGGATTTACGCTtaactatttttgtttaatttcagaTCAAGTATTGAATCAGCAACCATTATTCGACACATCGGTTCCacaatttgaaagttttaccAATCAAGTTGAAACACCTTCAGCCAGCCATCATTTCCAACAACCACCACCACCTACTGTCACTACTGTTGAGCCTACACAACAGTTTAATTCAGAACAAACCACCCAAAACTTCTCTTCCGTCTTTTCCTCCCTCTCAAACATAACCGGAGCATTCTCACGAATCACAGGAACTGCAAACCAACCTCAAGAACAGGAATTTGTAGCTCCACCCCCCGCTGGCATCGAAACACTAATTGCACAAGAAAACACGAATGTGCAACCCGTGCCTTTATTCCCAGCAACTTCGGTCAATCCCGTGCCAATTAATCCAGCACCATCTCAACCACCCGTCAACTCGGGCTCAATAAACACTTTCCGCAGAGCAACCGGATTAAAACGACCGACGTACGCTCAAATTCCGAATCTGGTTAGTTCGCAACCACCACCCCCACAACCACAAGCGTTCGCACCTCAACAAAATTTACCACCACAACCGTACCAAGCCGCTCCGGCCCCTGTCAATTTTTTCCAGCCGCCGCCTTCCGTTTCTCCGGCGAGTTCCACGCATTCGAACCAAGACCCGGCGGTTCCATATCAATTCAAACCTATTGCACCCACGCCTAGCATACCGTCTCCAATCTCGCAGCCTTTGCCCACTCAAAGACTACCCACTTTGGGGCACTCACAGCTAACTCAGCCGTTTCCCAATTCAGCTGCGTCCATACCTTACAGTTTCTCAAGTCCTGTCATGTCGGCTATTCCAGCTAGTGAGGCTATGCAGTCTAACTTAAACATGGCGAGTTCCTCCGATGGATTATCACAAAATTCGGACACCTTTGCGGTGAGTACTTAGTTAATACTTGTAAACTTTGTTTAAACATTGGGTTTTAGTCCACCAGAAGCCAGATCTATAGACCAGTTTATCATCATTGGTTCCACAAGAAGGAAGTGGAAGGCAAAGTCACGTGGAAACCCTTCTCAATGGTCGACTCATTGGCTTTAGAAAGCGCATTTACTTCGAGTAAGCTTTTATATTGACTCTGTCACAATGGGaccatataattgttttatttttagatgattTAGACCCAGAGCAGTTTATAGCAACGGACGGAGGAAGGTTTGACGTTAACATACTCCGCAGACAAAGGACTCCCGTTTACTGGAAAGGAGATCCGA from Aethina tumida isolate Nest 87 chromosome 1, icAetTumi1.1, whole genome shotgun sequence includes:
- the LOC109596400 gene encoding uncharacterized protein LOC109596400, yielding MEEMWWILILVFLASTAGGESVESCVEHWNSEDEFTEFYNMDQVMVSSYHSNNVPFKYYDCIEEVIRNTERIPRSDNMDLALDTKPFFSLGEMRDPRILTNRYKLPPYTNVKVKAGREFLAAYNSLEPVITLVDFTKESRRNAADFLKILPNLHPRGKDINFELMFFNSSGVTAVLETTGNNRSHLLDLLEKTESGPQSELMNNGSGAAAFFASLNAAQLQLSAKAILLFIDRNVVDENISHLSGPFIKNKGIRVYVVWGGVYPSVKEEYKLLKDLCEYTGGRFIVDVGVNLSDFYRRQYFEEGTEDQVVSKLYQNK